TACTTTCGGGGAACCCGTGTGCCCCCGATCACAGGAGTCCCGTGGCCTCCATCTCTGCCGAGAAGCTCTACAAGGTCTTCGGCCGCCGCCCGCAGCGCGGCGTCGAGGCCCTGGAGAGCGGCGCGACCCGCGCCGACCTGCGTGCGCAGGGGTTGACCCCTGCCGTCATCGATGCCTCCTTCGACGTCAAGGACGGCGAGATCTTCGTCGTCATGGGCCTGTCCGGATCTGGCAAGTCCACCCTCATCCGCATGGTCAACGGGCTGCTCGAGCCGACCAGCGGGACGGTGTCGATCGACGGTGAGGACGTCACCCGGCTCACCGGGGAGAAGCTGCGCCGCGTCCGACGCGACAAGGTGAGCATGGTCTTCCAGCACTTCGCCCTGCTGCCCCACCGGACGGTGGGCGAGAACGCCGCCTACGCCCTGGAGATCAGCGGGGTGGGACGCTCCGAGCGCGAGAAGAAGGCCGACCGCGCCCTGGAGATGGTCGGGCTCGGCGGCTGGGGCGGGTCGCTGCCCGGCGAGCTGTCGGGCGGCATGCGCCAGCGCGTCGGCCTGGCCCGGGCCCTGGCCTCCGGCACCGACATCATGCTCATGGACGAGGCGTTCAGCGCCCTCGACCCGCTCATCCGGCGGGACATGCAGGACCAGCTCATCGAGCTGCAGCACGAGCTGGGCAAGACGATCCTGTTCATCACCCACGACCTCAACGAGGCCATGCGCCTCGGCGACCGGATCGCCATGATGCGCGACGGGCGGATCGAGCAGATCGGCAGCGCCGAGGAGATCCTCAACAACCCGGTCAACAACTACGTCGCGGAGTTCGTCCAGGACGTCGACCGCACCCGGGTGCTCACCGCCGCCAACGTCATGGAGCCGCCGGTCGCCGTCCTCGGGACCGAGCAGGGCCCGCAGACCGCGCACAAGCTCATGCGCGAGCACCAGACCACGATCCTGCCGGTGGTCCGCCGCGACCGCACGCTGGCCGGCCTCGTCCACGAGCGCGACGTCGCGACCGCCGTCCGCGACGGCGGCGAGATGCGGGTCGTCCCCACGGAGCAGGTCGGGGTCGTCCGCGCCGACGACCACCTGGTGGACCTCTTCGGGCACGCCACCGAGCACGCCCTGCTCATCGTGCTCGA
This genomic window from Serinicoccus chungangensis contains:
- a CDS encoding quaternary amine ABC transporter ATP-binding protein, translated to MASISAEKLYKVFGRRPQRGVEALESGATRADLRAQGLTPAVIDASFDVKDGEIFVVMGLSGSGKSTLIRMVNGLLEPTSGTVSIDGEDVTRLTGEKLRRVRRDKVSMVFQHFALLPHRTVGENAAYALEISGVGRSEREKKADRALEMVGLGGWGGSLPGELSGGMRQRVGLARALASGTDIMLMDEAFSALDPLIRRDMQDQLIELQHELGKTILFITHDLNEAMRLGDRIAMMRDGRIEQIGSAEEILNNPVNNYVAEFVQDVDRTRVLTAANVMEPPVAVLGTEQGPQTAHKLMREHQTTILPVVRRDRTLAGLVHERDVATAVRDGGEMRVVPTEQVGVVRADDHLVDLFGHATEHALLIVLDEQGKVAGVIPRVTLLAALRTSTAETDASEDDPSTTPDPQLQPTGGAA